Proteins encoded in a region of the Cytobacillus pseudoceanisediminis genome:
- a CDS encoding GntR family transcriptional regulator produces the protein MGNNWTEDNLISIRERVYLHIKDLILDGEFKAGDRLVERELAERLSISRTPIREALFRLESQGFVKTVPRKGVIVADISEKEIIEVFTILSSLEVLAAKLAVQKLDNDMESKFTASIKKVEEYLNNPEEDASELHRELNHLLYSSAKNVKLYEMLSGLSDYIRAFAKIGHKNPGRAKKSMEEHLKIMEAIVNREMEMAEYLTKIHIENSKKAYIEAVQQSEKKN, from the coding sequence ATGGGGAATAACTGGACGGAAGATAATCTGATCTCGATACGCGAGAGGGTTTATCTGCATATTAAGGATCTTATTTTGGACGGAGAATTTAAAGCGGGAGACCGTCTGGTGGAACGAGAACTTGCTGAGAGATTAAGTATCAGCAGGACACCAATTCGGGAAGCGCTGTTCCGCCTGGAATCCCAGGGGTTTGTTAAGACAGTCCCAAGAAAAGGCGTAATTGTTGCCGATATTTCCGAAAAGGAAATTATCGAAGTGTTTACCATTTTATCATCACTTGAAGTACTGGCTGCAAAATTGGCTGTTCAAAAGCTGGATAATGATATGGAAAGCAAGTTCACTGCCAGCATAAAAAAGGTCGAGGAATACTTGAACAATCCTGAAGAGGATGCTTCTGAATTACATAGGGAACTCAATCATCTCCTATACAGCTCCGCCAAGAATGTGAAACTTTATGAGATGCTGAGCGGATTATCCGATTACATTCGCGCATTTGCCAAAATCGGGCATAAAAACCCGGGCAGGGCAAAGAAATCAATGGAGGAGCATTTGAAAATTATGGAAGCCATCGTCAATAGAGAAATGGAAATGGCTGAATATCTGACCAAAATACATATTGAAAACTCCAAAAAAGCATATATTGAAGCGGTGCAGCAGAGTGAAAAGAAAAATTAA
- the yyaC gene encoding spore protease YyaC produces MCIGSDRSTGDSLGPLAGKILKEKNIPYPVYGTLKEPVHALNIKKVLKEIKETHDEPFIFGIDACLGDERQIGYILIREGSFIPGNAVNRALPSVGDYHLKAIVNTLDPLSPVNSLNSTRLYLVLKLAEIIAEIISRVAVNDRTSRGVIEKMNVP; encoded by the coding sequence TTGTGCATTGGTTCTGACCGCTCAACAGGAGATTCTCTTGGGCCATTGGCAGGGAAGATCCTCAAAGAAAAGAACATTCCCTATCCAGTGTATGGGACTTTGAAGGAGCCTGTTCACGCATTGAATATCAAAAAGGTTCTTAAAGAAATCAAAGAAACCCATGATGAACCGTTTATATTTGGCATAGATGCCTGCCTCGGAGACGAGCGGCAAATCGGCTATATTTTAATAAGGGAGGGGTCGTTTATTCCAGGAAATGCAGTGAATCGGGCTCTTCCGAGTGTGGGTGATTATCATTTGAAGGCCATTGTCAACACGCTTGATCCATTATCACCTGTAAATTCCTTAAATAGCACGAGATTATACCTGGTTTTAAAACTGGCTGAAATCATTGCGGAAATCATTTCACGTGTAGCGGTAAATGACCGTACTTCCAGAGGAGTGATTGAAAAAATGAATGTTCCGTAA
- a CDS encoding M14 family zinc carboxypeptidase: MKKPAVKIALLTAFLVMLFSTLSFAATVPGGPSTNGNTSINSMLSYEDVVKTLNGIEQASKGKVEVFTLDRFGKSEQGRSIYVAKVGTGEKKIWIQAQIHGNEKLVTEAALQLLKTYASNNSKEVQTVLEESTLYFIPMYNPDGAEMNTRGTKITETGQLLDLNRDWSPEGGFKAKESKVVYSFWAELKPDFAIDLHHQGLKQVYGTNEATSFSLGISLAPNGPTLPAYKNYNDVTRQMLAYVYDQMNGYGYTHIDRYQIVDSEKQVGYDIDIKGGVVSAMMMGLNYSGLNPENHSHPAVFFETKGNSSDGSLGQKSNGYLTKQNYLALKSLIYGYVTGEVNDVDPESWNSIPAYPLAGYWTDYNGIVPAESSGF; this comes from the coding sequence ATGAAGAAACCGGCAGTGAAAATCGCATTGCTGACAGCATTTCTTGTTATGCTGTTCTCCACACTTTCCTTTGCGGCAACCGTACCAGGAGGGCCATCTACAAATGGAAACACAAGTATTAACAGCATGCTCTCCTACGAAGATGTCGTGAAAACGCTCAACGGCATTGAGCAGGCAAGCAAGGGGAAGGTGGAAGTTTTTACACTCGACCGCTTCGGCAAATCAGAGCAGGGCAGAAGCATTTATGTCGCCAAGGTTGGAACCGGGGAGAAGAAAATCTGGATTCAGGCTCAAATCCATGGAAATGAAAAGCTGGTTACAGAGGCAGCGCTTCAGCTGTTAAAAACTTATGCGAGCAACAATTCCAAAGAGGTACAGACCGTTCTGGAAGAGTCCACACTATACTTCATTCCAATGTACAATCCGGATGGAGCAGAAATGAATACCCGTGGTACAAAGATTACGGAGACAGGACAATTACTGGATTTGAACCGGGATTGGTCTCCAGAAGGCGGCTTTAAAGCCAAAGAGTCTAAAGTCGTTTATTCCTTTTGGGCCGAATTAAAACCTGACTTTGCAATCGATTTGCATCATCAAGGCTTAAAACAGGTTTATGGAACAAATGAAGCTACTTCATTTTCACTCGGTATTTCCCTTGCGCCGAATGGACCAACATTGCCTGCATACAAAAACTACAATGATGTGACAAGACAAATGTTGGCATATGTCTACGATCAAATGAACGGATACGGCTATACCCATATTGACCGCTACCAGATTGTTGATAGTGAAAAACAGGTAGGTTATGATATCGACATTAAAGGCGGAGTCGTTTCAGCTATGATGATGGGGTTGAATTATAGTGGTTTAAACCCGGAAAATCACAGCCATCCAGCAGTATTTTTTGAAACAAAAGGCAATTCAAGCGATGGCAGCCTGGGGCAGAAATCGAATGGATATTTAACAAAACAAAACTATTTAGCTTTAAAATCCTTGATATATGGCTATGTTACAGGTGAAGTAAATGATGTGGATCCTGAGAGTTGGAATAGTATCCCGGCCTATCCTTTAGCAGGCTACTGGACAGATTATAATGGGATTGTTCCTGCGGAATCATCAGGCTTTTAA
- a CDS encoding helix-turn-helix domain-containing protein: MIIGKIIKFYREREGLTQGQLGEGICSVTHLSKIERGITEYSGEITHLLARRLGINPEEEILRYHQLAKRLDEWHESMIMQRIQESKQIKKELQVEKLIHMPDFQTLYGLLSARFYLSVSDLESASKLISDLNKASAAFSPHDANLLKHIQGIYYFLTGQYRDCISCLASIDRDQYNYDEYYYHLAIAYHSIHSNITAYYYGKKALQYFQRTLNILRIIDTEMLLIVQLNAKELHDFNETKEKYEQLIKLCDACNSGDRKSKLYHNLAFEYFRRKKYRESAGLYEEALKLTAENAPHYLTALDGYIHTCYKGKLQAGSALIKLAEEGMERAKAADSFTWIYFQLHLYLLKKEEQQYYQFIEETALPYFKKIGYGILIDHYEKKLFHFYSEIGEAQKAIELARSFIQKQKSYYDHE; encoded by the coding sequence ATGATCATTGGGAAAATAATTAAGTTTTACAGGGAACGAGAAGGCCTAACTCAGGGTCAGCTGGGAGAAGGGATTTGTTCAGTAACCCATTTAAGTAAAATTGAAAGGGGGATTACCGAATACTCCGGGGAAATTACACACCTCCTGGCCAGGAGGCTCGGCATTAATCCCGAAGAAGAAATACTTCGATATCATCAGCTTGCAAAGAGGCTGGATGAATGGCATGAGAGCATGATCATGCAGCGAATACAGGAATCAAAACAGATAAAAAAGGAGCTGCAGGTTGAAAAACTGATTCATATGCCAGATTTTCAGACTCTATATGGGCTTCTGTCAGCAAGGTTCTATTTATCTGTGAGTGATTTGGAGTCAGCCTCAAAATTAATCTCGGATCTTAATAAAGCTTCCGCTGCCTTTTCGCCTCATGATGCGAATCTGTTGAAACATATCCAGGGCATCTATTACTTTCTTACAGGTCAATACCGTGACTGCATCAGCTGTTTAGCTTCCATTGACAGAGATCAGTACAACTATGATGAATACTATTACCACCTAGCGATTGCTTACCATTCCATCCATTCAAATATTACAGCCTATTATTACGGGAAAAAGGCTCTTCAATATTTTCAAAGAACCTTAAATATTCTCCGCATTATAGACACAGAAATGCTGCTGATTGTTCAGCTAAATGCCAAAGAACTACATGATTTTAATGAAACAAAGGAAAAATATGAACAGTTAATTAAGTTATGTGATGCGTGTAATTCAGGTGACCGGAAATCCAAGCTTTATCATAATCTGGCATTCGAATATTTTCGCCGAAAGAAATACAGGGAATCAGCAGGCCTTTATGAAGAAGCACTTAAGCTTACTGCCGAAAATGCTCCTCACTATTTAACTGCTTTAGATGGTTACATTCATACCTGTTATAAAGGAAAACTTCAGGCCGGCAGTGCGCTAATAAAATTAGCTGAAGAGGGCATGGAGAGGGCAAAAGCAGCTGATTCATTTACCTGGATTTACTTTCAGCTTCATCTCTATCTATTGAAAAAAGAAGAACAGCAATACTATCAATTTATTGAGGAAACAGCTTTGCCGTACTTTAAGAAAATTGGCTATGGCATTTTAATCGACCATTATGAGAAAAAGCTTTTCCATTTTTATTCAGAAATAGGTGAGGCACAAAAAGCAATTGAGCTCGCCCGTTCTTTTATACAGAAACAAAAAAGCTATTATGATCACGAGTAA
- a CDS encoding helix-turn-helix transcriptional regulator, with translation MALESTILDNIQNLEDVDSHEEKLYKILEVYMNVFPVKNAHLFRYSPLGFIGEGIIAITCHGLIHIRDIRDDIRSLPLIYSALYERKAKYCSGIEYLKQINIKYITTSNVNSFLAIPICFGAVPIGYICTNEFDEHGKISDQQLSSYTQFGQHVGKTLEKTEGNGDARLLSRREMEVMKRISWVGKHQRNG, from the coding sequence ATGGCATTAGAATCTACCATTTTGGATAATATCCAGAATTTAGAGGATGTCGATAGTCATGAGGAAAAGCTGTATAAAATTCTAGAGGTTTATATGAACGTTTTCCCTGTAAAGAATGCCCATTTATTCCGGTATTCACCTTTAGGTTTTATTGGTGAAGGAATCATCGCAATAACGTGCCACGGATTAATTCATATCAGAGATATCAGGGATGATATTCGTTCATTGCCGCTCATTTACTCCGCCCTTTATGAACGAAAAGCAAAATATTGTTCTGGGATCGAGTACCTTAAGCAAATAAACATCAAATACATAACAACTTCCAATGTCAACTCCTTCCTGGCTATCCCCATCTGCTTTGGTGCCGTTCCTATCGGCTATATTTGCACAAACGAATTTGATGAGCACGGAAAAATATCTGATCAGCAGCTTTCTTCTTATACACAATTTGGTCAACACGTAGGAAAAACCCTTGAAAAAACGGAAGGAAATGGAGATGCCCGGCTATTAAGCAGAAGAGAAATGGAGGTCATGAAAAGGATTTCCTGGGTGGGAAAGCATCAAAGAAATGGCTGA
- a CDS encoding LuxR C-terminal-related transcriptional regulator, translated as MFISQVTINQYIKTAIRKLGAQNRTQAIAEMFRRGMIS; from the coding sequence ATGTTTATCAGTCAAGTCACCATCAACCAGTATATTAAAACAGCTATTAGGAAACTGGGAGCTCAAAACCGGACACAGGCAATTGCGGAGATGTTTCGACGAGGGATGATTTCGTAA
- a CDS encoding L-cysteine desulfidase family protein, with product MEKHKILRILEKELVVALGCTEPVAIALAAATAKSHAKGEIKELCLKASGNIIKNAKSVGIPGMSSYGLDFAAAIGAVAGDPARKLEVLEGVGPEDELLALKLIEEGKVISLQAETPKRLFIEAELKTDMQTARVVISDNHSNITLIEVDGKAIYQGGCENIGIQSEEDELIALSIDEIYEWVLNAEISSLSLVKKSIELNRVIGMEGLSGEYGLKVGKTIKKNVKMGILSDDIATAAMSLAAAGSDARMAGSTLPVMANTGSGNQGIAVTLPVVAAAERLKVSEEKMIRAVALSHLITIHIKSKFGRLSALCGVTAAGMGASGAIVYLLDGELQQIKAAIQNTIGNVSGMICDGAKAGCAMKVSTCSNVAVQSALLALNDQEIKSTDGFIHDDVEKSIESFCKLGNEGTRHTDELILKLMMEK from the coding sequence ATGGAGAAGCACAAGATCTTAAGAATTCTGGAAAAAGAATTAGTGGTTGCCCTTGGATGTACGGAACCTGTTGCGATTGCACTTGCAGCAGCCACTGCAAAGAGCCATGCAAAAGGGGAAATAAAAGAGCTTTGCTTAAAAGCGAGCGGAAATATTATTAAAAATGCTAAGTCAGTAGGAATACCCGGCATGAGTTCCTATGGTCTTGATTTCGCAGCGGCAATCGGCGCTGTGGCAGGGGACCCTGCAAGAAAGCTGGAAGTATTAGAGGGAGTGGGGCCAGAAGATGAACTTTTGGCGCTGAAACTTATTGAAGAAGGAAAAGTAATTTCCCTTCAGGCGGAGACGCCAAAAAGGCTGTTTATCGAAGCAGAATTAAAAACAGATATGCAGACTGCCAGAGTGGTAATCTCTGATAACCACAGCAATATTACTTTAATAGAGGTTGATGGCAAGGCTATCTACCAGGGCGGATGTGAAAATATAGGAATTCAATCGGAAGAAGATGAATTAATTGCACTTTCTATTGATGAGATATATGAATGGGTGCTTAATGCTGAAATCAGTTCCTTATCACTTGTCAAAAAGAGTATCGAGCTCAATCGGGTCATTGGAATGGAAGGCCTTTCAGGCGAATATGGCTTAAAGGTAGGGAAAACGATAAAGAAAAATGTGAAAATGGGCATCTTGTCTGATGATATTGCCACTGCAGCAATGTCTTTGGCAGCAGCTGGATCAGATGCGAGAATGGCAGGCTCCACTCTGCCTGTCATGGCAAATACCGGAAGCGGCAACCAGGGAATCGCAGTCACACTTCCAGTTGTTGCTGCTGCAGAAAGACTAAAGGTTTCTGAGGAAAAAATGATTAGGGCAGTGGCACTCAGTCATCTGATAACCATTCATATTAAATCTAAATTTGGCCGGCTTTCAGCATTATGCGGTGTAACAGCTGCAGGAATGGGGGCAAGTGGAGCCATCGTATATTTGCTGGATGGAGAGCTTCAGCAAATTAAAGCAGCCATACAAAACACAATTGGGAATGTTTCCGGAATGATCTGTGACGGAGCAAAAGCCGGCTGTGCCATGAAAGTATCTACCTGCTCCAATGTAGCTGTGCAGTCTGCCCTCCTTGCGCTCAACGATCAGGAAATCAAATCAACCGATGGATTTATTCACGATGACGTTGAAAAGAGCATCGAGAGTTTTTGTAAATTAGGGAATGAAGGAACCCGTCATACGGATGAGCTGATTTTAAAATTGATGATGGAGAAATAA
- the opuFB gene encoding osmoprotectant update ABC transporter permease/substrate-binding subunit OpuFB (The ABC transporter OpuF is widely distributed in Bacillus species other than B. subtilis. OpuFA is the ATP-binding subunit, while OpuFB is a fusion of permease and substrate-binding subunits.), giving the protein MNTFSSVFNERKGQLLSVLIEHIQISLIALFFAVLIAIPLGIYLANKQKIAEGIIGVTAVLQTVPSLALLGLLIPLFGIGKVPAIIALVVYALLPILRNTYTGIKEVDDSIIEAARAMGMNRRKRLLKVELPLAMPVIMAGIRTAMVLIVGTATLAALIGAGGLGELILLGIDRNNTALIVLGAIPAAILAILFDMLLRRFEHMSFKRSLTALGIFICAMILVMAIPLVTNKSEENLVIGGKLGSEPEILINMYKLLIENETDLNVELQPGLGKTSFVFNALKSGSIDAYPEFTGTAIAEFLKETAVSTDSGEVYEQARKGMKEQYDMELLEPMAYNNTYALAVPKQLAEEFGLQSISDLKAVEKNIKAGFTLEFSDREDGYRGIQELYGVEFPTVLTMEPKLRYGAIEKGEINLVDAYSTDSEIARYNLTVLEDDKNLFPPYQGAPLLRAETVEEHPELVRALNKLRGKISDDEMREMNYKVNVEGASAEETAREYLEKEGLLK; this is encoded by the coding sequence ATGAACACCTTCAGCTCTGTTTTTAATGAAAGGAAAGGGCAATTATTAAGTGTACTTATTGAACATATACAGATTTCGCTTATTGCTTTGTTTTTCGCAGTCCTGATTGCGATCCCGCTTGGAATTTATCTGGCTAACAAACAAAAAATAGCAGAAGGGATCATTGGAGTGACGGCAGTATTGCAGACTGTGCCCTCTTTAGCTTTGCTTGGTCTTTTAATTCCCTTATTCGGCATTGGGAAAGTTCCGGCAATTATCGCACTAGTCGTATATGCACTTCTGCCCATACTAAGAAATACATATACAGGCATAAAGGAAGTGGATGATTCCATTATCGAAGCGGCAAGGGCAATGGGAATGAACAGGCGGAAAAGGCTCTTGAAGGTAGAGCTTCCTCTCGCCATGCCGGTGATAATGGCCGGAATCCGGACAGCTATGGTTTTAATTGTTGGAACGGCTACACTTGCAGCATTAATTGGGGCAGGAGGACTGGGAGAACTGATCCTCCTTGGAATCGACCGGAATAATACGGCACTGATCGTTCTTGGGGCCATACCTGCAGCCATATTGGCAATCCTTTTTGACATGCTGCTGCGCCGCTTCGAGCATATGTCATTTAAAAGATCGCTCACAGCGCTGGGGATATTTATTTGTGCGATGATACTGGTTATGGCCATCCCTTTAGTGACAAATAAATCAGAAGAGAATCTTGTCATTGGCGGGAAGCTTGGTTCAGAACCGGAAATCCTTATCAATATGTACAAATTACTGATTGAAAATGAAACCGACCTTAACGTTGAGTTACAGCCAGGATTAGGAAAAACGTCGTTTGTCTTCAATGCGCTGAAATCAGGCAGCATCGATGCGTATCCTGAGTTTACCGGTACGGCCATTGCTGAATTTTTAAAAGAGACAGCGGTAAGCACCGACAGTGGAGAGGTTTATGAGCAGGCGAGAAAAGGAATGAAAGAACAATACGACATGGAGCTGTTAGAACCGATGGCATACAATAATACCTATGCTTTGGCAGTTCCTAAGCAATTGGCCGAGGAATTTGGCCTGCAATCTATTTCAGATCTAAAAGCTGTCGAGAAAAACATAAAAGCTGGCTTCACCCTTGAATTTTCGGATCGGGAAGATGGTTATCGTGGAATCCAGGAGCTATATGGCGTGGAATTTCCAACTGTTTTAACCATGGAGCCTAAGCTACGCTATGGAGCAATCGAAAAAGGCGAAATCAACCTAGTGGATGCTTATTCAACAGATAGTGAAATAGCAAGATATAACCTCACTGTCCTGGAGGATGACAAGAATCTGTTCCCTCCGTATCAGGGTGCACCATTGCTAAGAGCTGAAACAGTCGAGGAACACCCCGAATTGGTTAGAGCCTTGAACAAATTGAGGGGTAAAATTAGCGACGATGAAATGCGTGAAATGAATTATAAAGTCAATGTGGAAGGGGCAAGTGCAGAAGAAACTGCCCGGGAGTATTTGGAAAAGGAGGGGCTTCTGAAGTAG